The DNA region CAAACACTTGTAGTCTTCCATCACGTCACGGAACTCATTCTTGCGCAACATACCATGATCTACGAAGATACAGGTAAGGTTCTTGCCGATAGCCTTGTTCAGGAGAACGGCAGCCACACTGGAGTCAACACCGCCAGAAAGACCGAGGATAACCTTATCGTCGCCCAACTGTTCCTTCAACTCAGCAACTGTTGTCTCAACAAAAGAGTCAGCACTCCAGTCCTGCTTACTTCCGCAGATATCAACCACGAAGTTCTTCAGCAACTGTGTACCCTGCAAAGAGTGGAACACCTCTGGGTGGAACTGTACTGCCCATACAGGCTGTTTGGTAGAAGCATAAGCAGCATACTTCACATTAGCAGTAGAAGCGATGCACTTATAATCCTCAGGGATAGCAGTGATGGTATCACCATGGCTCATCCAAACCTGAGAGTTCTCGATGAATCCCTTGAACAAAGGATTCTCCTTATCGAAATGCTCCAAGTTGGCACGACCATACTCACGGCTGTCTGCAGCCTCCACCTTACCGCCCTGGGCGTAAGAGAGGAACTGAGCACCATAGCAGATGCCGAGCACAGGAATACGGCCGATAAACTGGCTCAGATCTACCTTGAAAGCTTCCGGATCATGAACGGAATAAGGGCTACCGCTCAAGATGACACCAATGACAGATGGGTCATCCTTTGGAAACTTGTTGTAAGGCATGATCTCGCAGAAGGTATCGAGTTCACGGACACGACGGCCGATGAGCTGTGTGGTCTGTGAACCGAAATCCAAAATAATAATCTTCTGTTGCATAATATCTAATTTTAATTTACAGTTTACAATTTATAGTTTATAGTAATCTTGCTATACGGCATAGCCGCTATTAACTATAAACTATTAACTAACGATTTCAGGAATGCTTCCGCCTCTTTCAGCGTCTCCTGCTTTCCCACATCCATCAGCTTGAGGTCGTTCTTTACATATCCCTCTATGCGCACCTTGTCGCAATGCTTCAGATAGAAGTCCATGATAGGGAACTTGTCCGGTTCCTCCTCCATCAATGGAAAGAGCGATGGGGCAACCATGTGGATGCCCGAGAAAGCATACATTTTATAATCTTTGGGATTGAGATCAGGATAAGGACTCTTCACCTCGCCCGTTTCTATATTCGTCCATCCCACCAGTCGCATGCTGTCATCAAAGAGCAGATAGCGCTTGGTCTTGCGTTCGCTCACCATCAGGCGGGCAGCAATCATATCCCTGCTCTCCATCTGGTAGAATTTCTTCAGATCTACATTACTGAGAATATCCACGTTGTGGATAAGAATAGGCTCTGACTGGTTGAAGAGCGGCCATGCCTTCCGGATACCTCCACCCGTTTCGAGCAGCTTTTCACTCTCATCACTGATACGGATGTCCATACCGAAGTTATCATGTGCTCTGAGATAATCGATAATTTGTTGGGAGAAATGATGCACGTTCACTACAATGCGAGTGAAACCGGCATCCTTCAACTGAAAGATGACACGTTTGAGCAAAGGTTCTCCCCCGACACTTACCAGAGCCTTCGGAATGCGGTCGGTAAGTGGCTTAAGGCGAGTGCCCAAACCTGCTGCGAATATCATTGCTTGCATCATTGCTAAATAGCTATTTTTTAATGTGCGTGCAAATTTACTAACTTTTTGCGAGATAGCCAAATTTGCACGCTATTTTTCTATTGTTTTGCCGGCAAAACCTGTTCAATATGCTGTTCACGATGGCAAATCTGCACTTCTACACCAAACTTCCGGTGAATATGTTCGGCAAGATGCTGCGCAGAATATACACTGCGATGCTGACCGCCTGTACATCCGAAACAGAACATCAGAGAGGTGAAACCACGCTGCATGTAGCGGTTTACATGATGGTCGGCAAGTGCATAGACATGATCCAGGAACTTCAATATCTCACCATCATCCTCCAGGAATCGGATAACAGGCTCATCCAGACCCGTCAACTTCTTATAAGGCTCGTATCTGCCAGGGTTATGAGTACTTCTGCAGTCGAAGACATAACCTCCACCATTGCCCGACGGATCCTCTGGAATGCCCTTACGGAAAGAAAAACTATACACTCTTACCACCAGCGGTCCCTTACCATCATATTTAGAATAGGTGGCAGGTCCGTCCTGCGGATGCGCACGATAGATATTGTTGTCGGTAGTCTTATAGCCGTCTGCACGACTCAGCGCCACACTCTCTATCACCTTGAACTGTGGCAATTCGGTCAGTCTTCTCAACATATCCATCATATAAGGATAAGGGAATACC from Segatella copri includes:
- a CDS encoding nucleotidyltransferase family protein; protein product: MMQAMIFAAGLGTRLKPLTDRIPKALVSVGGEPLLKRVIFQLKDAGFTRIVVNVHHFSQQIIDYLRAHDNFGMDIRISDESEKLLETGGGIRKAWPLFNQSEPILIHNVDILSNVDLKKFYQMESRDMIAARLMVSERKTKRYLLFDDSMRLVGWTNIETGEVKSPYPDLNPKDYKMYAFSGIHMVAPSLFPLMEEEPDKFPIMDFYLKHCDKVRIEGYVKNDLKLMDVGKQETLKEAEAFLKSLVNSL